One Campylobacter lari DNA segment encodes these proteins:
- the lysA gene encoding diaminopimelate decarboxylase, whose protein sequence is MDYLKLAKEYNTPFYIYDFDKIKERFTMLKDAFKARKSQIFYAVKANSNLSVLKLLASLDSGFDCVSAGEIYRALKAGAKNYKIIFSGVGKSADELKYALEQNILYVNLESYEEMLLLEQIAKENQKIARISIRVNPNVDAKTHPYISTGLHENKFGVDIESAKKMYLYAKNSQFLEPVGVHFHIGSQILDISSIHEASVIVAKLVKELLALKINIKFFDIGGGLGVCYKDEQEPNLYDYAQGILASLQGLDVCIGMEPGRFLVANAGEFVTKVLYEKFNDKKRFVVVDGAMNDLLRPSLYSAYHEIKLLSKNKEESLCDIVGGVCESGDFLAKDRKLAKTKAGDLIIVKSAGAYGFSMSSNYNTRNRVCELACENGKVRMIRKRESYEDQIALELDFLKD, encoded by the coding sequence ATGGATTATTTAAAACTAGCAAAAGAATATAACACACCATTTTATATTTATGATTTTGATAAAATCAAAGAACGTTTTACAATGTTAAAAGATGCATTTAAAGCAAGAAAATCACAAATTTTTTATGCAGTTAAAGCAAATTCTAATTTAAGTGTTTTAAAACTTTTAGCTTCTTTAGATAGTGGGTTTGATTGTGTTAGCGCAGGCGAGATTTATAGAGCTTTAAAAGCAGGAGCTAAAAATTATAAAATTATTTTTAGCGGGGTAGGTAAAAGTGCTGATGAGTTAAAATATGCTTTAGAACAAAACATACTTTATGTAAATTTAGAAAGCTATGAAGAAATGCTTCTTTTAGAACAAATTGCTAAAGAAAATCAAAAGATAGCTCGTATAAGCATAAGAGTAAATCCAAATGTAGATGCTAAAACACATCCTTATATTTCTACAGGTTTGCATGAAAATAAATTTGGTGTAGATATAGAAAGTGCTAAAAAAATGTATCTTTATGCTAAAAACTCACAATTTTTAGAGCCAGTTGGTGTGCATTTTCACATAGGCTCTCAAATTCTTGATATAAGCAGTATTCATGAAGCTTCAGTGATTGTTGCAAAATTAGTAAAAGAACTTTTAGCTTTGAAAATTAATATTAAATTCTTTGATATAGGCGGGGGTTTAGGAGTTTGTTATAAAGATGAACAAGAGCCAAATTTATATGATTATGCTCAAGGAATTTTAGCAAGTTTACAAGGTCTTGATGTGTGTATAGGTATGGAACCTGGTAGATTTTTAGTGGCAAATGCAGGTGAGTTTGTTACTAAAGTTTTATATGAAAAATTTAATGATAAAAAGCGTTTTGTGGTTGTTGATGGGGCGATGAATGATTTATTGCGTCCAAGTTTATATAGTGCTTATCATGAAATCAAGCTTTTGAGCAAAAATAAAGAAGAAAGCCTTTGTGATATTGTTGGTGGGGTTTGTGAAAGTGGAGATTTTTTAGCTAAAGATAGAAAACTAGCTAAAACAAAAGCAGGAGATTTGATCATAGTTAAAAGCGCAGGTGCATATGGTTTTAGCATGAGTAGTAATTATAATACTCGCAATAGAGTATGTGAGCTAGCTTGTGAAAATGGTAAGGTAAGAATGATTAGAAAAAGAGAAAGTTATGAGGATCAAATTGCTTTAGAGCTTGATTTTTTAAAGGATTGA
- a CDS encoding LptF/LptG family permease, with product MSIFFRYISSLYLKSFFILFFSLTFFFVAIDFLLNFNRLPKSANLELLYIFFLTCSAASYILPLAIVLALVLCIFNMIRSNEFVSLYALGLSKNQVIFYPFLWAMFFCCVYVGLNFSSFAYADEYKSNILKRGVVDREGGEVLIKYNDKFIYIQKTSSQTLYNVKIFDVKNLDIQSIIHAKTAKFNGDSWDLNDAKATNIPQNLIVSKEGLSIEEFKNIKGLEDFSPKILERISLVESNPSYSILDALESMVIFAKQNISTNTLRTSLYSLILTPFFAPFLMLIVYYYFPLTARFFNLALLAFVFFVCILLVWGLLFLLTRLSENEILLPELGIMLPVFILMSIGSFYYFKHK from the coding sequence GCGATTGATTTTTTGCTCAATTTCAATAGACTACCAAAAAGTGCAAATTTAGAGCTTTTGTATATATTTTTTTTAACATGCTCAGCAGCTTCTTATATACTACCTTTAGCTATAGTCCTTGCTTTGGTTTTATGTATTTTTAATATGATACGTTCGAATGAATTTGTTAGCTTGTATGCTTTGGGTTTAAGTAAAAATCAAGTGATTTTTTATCCTTTTTTATGGGCTATGTTTTTTTGTTGTGTTTATGTTGGACTTAATTTTAGCTCCTTTGCTTATGCAGATGAATATAAAAGTAATATTCTTAAGCGTGGCGTTGTAGATAGAGAGGGCGGGGAAGTTTTGATTAAATATAATGATAAATTTATTTATATACAAAAAACAAGTTCTCAAACCCTATATAATGTAAAAATCTTTGATGTAAAAAATTTAGATATTCAAAGCATAATCCACGCAAAAACTGCTAAATTTAATGGAGATTCTTGGGATTTAAATGATGCCAAGGCTACTAATATACCGCAAAATTTGATTGTTTCAAAAGAGGGTTTAAGTATAGAAGAATTTAAAAATATTAAAGGTTTAGAAGACTTTTCTCCAAAAATTTTAGAAAGAATTTCTTTAGTAGAGAGTAATCCTTCTTATTCTATTTTAGACGCACTAGAAAGTATGGTGATTTTTGCAAAACAAAATATTTCTACTAATACACTTAGAACAAGTTTATATTCTTTAATTCTTACACCATTTTTTGCCCCATTTTTGATGCTTATTGTGTATTATTATTTTCCTTTAACTGCAAGATTTTTTAATCTTGCACTTTTAGCTTTTGTGTTTTTTGTGTGCATACTTTTAGTTTGGGGTTTATTGTTTTTATTAACAAGATTGAGCGAAAATGAAATTTTACTTCCAGAGCTTGGTATAATGCTACCAGTATTTATTTTAATGAGTATAGGAAGTTTTTATTATTTTAAACACAAATAA